The proteins below are encoded in one region of Ostrea edulis chromosome 3, xbOstEdul1.1, whole genome shotgun sequence:
- the LOC125675250 gene encoding uncharacterized protein LOC125675250, translated as MPLFVVIVIMTLTLTIDAMETPVKSVSPYGKYIVKYRGFTETPKNFKLEVGSEQQSLTLKRKIEYALTKYPAVEESLKSIAIKCNLAYVNDIGLEETCPTELQRATQAYIDGEQCAVVRPEYQCVTFAVCQQPKLPCSGLVSSTCLYDGFRYFRAWVYCNSCGFKLVKLKLPQCCSCKEFQTCPDR; from the exons ATGCCATTGTTTGTGGTGATTGTCATCATGACATTGACTCTGACGATTGATGCTATGGAGACTCCGGTCAAATCGGTATCACCGTACGgaaaatacattgtaaagtaTAGGGGCTTTACAGAAACTccgaaaaatttcaaattggaAGTTGGTTCAGAGCAGCAGTCGCTAACACTCAA ACGCAAAATCGAATATGCACTGACAAAATATCCGGCAGTGGAAGAATCCCTGAAGAGCATTGCTATAAAATGCAACTTGGC GTACGTCAATGACATCGGCCTTGAGGAAACATGTCCGACCGAGCTTCAACGGGCCACCCAGGCATACATTGATGGAGAACAATGCGCCGTGGTGAGGCCTGAATACCAATGTGTCACATTTGCAGTTTGCCAACAGCCAAA GCTGCCTTGTTCCGGGTTAGTATCTAGCACGTGTTTATACGACGGGTTCCGTTACTTCCGTGCCTGGGTCTACTGTAACAGTTGTGGTTTCAAGTTAGTCAAGCTGAAGTTGCCCCAGTGCTGTTCCTGTAAAGAATTCCAAACTTGTCCCGATCGCTAG